The following proteins come from a genomic window of Rutidosis leptorrhynchoides isolate AG116_Rl617_1_P2 chromosome 10, CSIRO_AGI_Rlap_v1, whole genome shotgun sequence:
- the LOC139871927 gene encoding uncharacterized protein yields the protein MNSTAIAKKGVFTGSSSSPCMDPDVIEIDPPSADEISKFKSKSNNKRKQNASYEIIDVDMDEDCSDVVFIDARVECNSKRKRSTGISLGPSSASQSNSRTTVNSASTVKSNKKGKEVPVEFGHTLKISTPGSNNLFDLSPNSTGSSIAGSSSGMGKPDNDDVLKRYECFKKFDTVVDYSDHSYSKENSEMKQPPKKWAKRIQEEWRILEKDLPDTIFVRVYESRMDILRAVIIGADGTPYHDGLFFFDVYFPSDYPYSPPLVNYRSGGLHINPNLYEDGKVCLSLLNTWDGRKKEMWQPGTSTMLQVLVSIQGLILNTKPYFNEPGLERSRGTRTGERESLEYNENTLIKSLKTMVYTMNKPPKNFEELVVRHFRNRVGDILMACKAYMEGAQVGCLVRGGVQDVDEGDNKCSANFKKERKFLERRLKAPKQYQRRHHHHHQPLFILLVILLSSLIQYLHIIIIHEKEQMPMLLDFDRLQLSCHLDWMYISEYDQEMYIDRVYRGYSDQLFFSNARF from the exons ATGAATTCTACTGCAATTGCAAA GAAGGGAGTGTTTACGGGGAGTAGTAGTTCACCGTGTATGGACCCTGATGTGATTGAAATTGATCCACCATCGGCTGATGAGATTTCGAAATTCAAATCAAAGTCTAACAATAAACGAAAACAG AATGCCTCTTATGAAATAATTGATGTTGACATGGATGAAGACTGTAGTGATGTAGTTTTTATTGATGCAAGGGTTGAGTGTAATTCAAAGAGGAAG CGTTCTACGGGCATCTCCTTGGGTCCTAGTAGTGCATCACAATCTAATTCAAGGACCACGGTCAACTCTGCATCAACAGTCAAGTCAAATAAAAAGGGGAAG GAGGTTCCAGTGGAGTTTGGTCACACTCTAAAGATTTCTACCCCAGGATCAAATAACTTATTTGATCTAAGCCCAAACTCAACGGGTTCAAGTATAGCGGGAAGTTCTTCTGGCATGGGTAAGCCTGATAATGATGATGTTTTGAAAAGGTACGAGTGTTTTAAGAAGTTTGATACTGTCGTGGACTACTCTGATCATTCATATTCGAAAGAAAACTCAGAAATGAAGCAG CCACCAAAAAAATGGGCTAAAAGAATCCAGGAAGAGTGGAGAATTCTTGAGAAAGACTTGCCCG ACACAATATTTGTGAGAGTTTATGAATCGAGGATGGATATCTTAAGAGCTGTAATTATTGGAGCAGATGGGACTCCATATCACGATGGTCTCTTCTTTTTTGACGTGTATTTCCCAAGTGACTACCCATATAGCCCACCT CTAGTGAATTATCGCTCCGGTGGTCTTCATATAAATCCAAATCTGTACGAAGATGGCAAAGTTTGCCTTAGCCTTTTGAACACGTGGGATGGCAGAAAGAAGGAGATGTGGCAACCTGGCACTTCGACAATGCTCCAAGTTCTGGTTTCGATACAGGGTTTGATTCTTAACACAAAGCCGTATTTTAACGAACCCGGATTAGAACGTTCGAGAGGCACTCGTACTGGAGAACGAGAGTCCTTGGAATACAATGAGAATACCCTTATAAAATCGCTTAAAACTATGGTGTATACCATGAACAAGCCACCCAAG AACTTTGAGGAGTTGGTGGTTAGGCATTTTCGCAATCGTGTTGGTGATATATTAATGGCATGCAAAGCGTACATGGAAGGTGCGCAAGTGGGGTGTCTTGTGAGAGGAGGTGTACAAGATGTTGATGAGGGTGACAATAAATGTTCAGCTAACTTCAAGAAAG AAAGAAAGTTTCTCGAAAGGCGCCTAAAGGCGCCTAAGCAGTATCAacgccgccaccaccaccaccaccaaccattgTTCATCCTTTTGGTTATTCTCCTTTCCAGTTTAATCCAATATCTACATATAATTATCATTCATGAAAAAGAACAGATGCCAATGTTATTGGATTTTGATAGACTGCAGTTATCTTGTCATTTGGATTGGATGTATATCTCTGAATATGATCAAGAGATGTATATAGATAGGGTTTATAGAGGGTATTCTGACCAGCTTTTTTTTTCTAATGCCAGATTTTGA